In one Solanum lycopersicum chromosome 11, SLM_r2.1 genomic region, the following are encoded:
- the LOC101266598 gene encoding ruBisCO large subunit-binding protein subunit alpha, with product MASANAISTASIIPSPSKQGGLKNRKVSQLQGQRFGNKGAKNRFVVKACAKEIAFDQKSRSALQAGIDKLADAVGLTLGPRGRNVVLDEYGTPKVVNDGVTIARAIELPDAMENAGAALIREVASKTNDSAGDGTTTASVLAREIIKLGLLSVTSGANPVSLKRGIDKTVLGLIEELEKKARPVKGRDDIKAIASISAGNDESIGTMIADAIDKVGPDGVLSIESSSSLETTVHVEEGMEIDRGYISPQFVTNPEKLISEFENARVLVTDQKISAIKDIIPLLEKTTQLRAPLLIIAEDITGEALATLVVNKLRGILNVAAIKAPGFGERRKALLQDIAIVTGAEYQATDLGLLVENTPVEALGIARKVTITKDSTTIIADAASKDEIQSRIAQLKKELSETDSVYDSEKLAERIAKLSGGVAVIKVGAATEAELEDRKLRIEDAKNATFAAIEEGIVPGGGAAFVHLSTYVPAIKEKIEDADERLGADIIQKALVAPASLIAQNAGVEGEVVVEKVKEAEWEMGYNAMTDQYENLVEAGVIDPAKVTRCALQNSASVSGMVLTTQAIVVEKPKPKVAAPAAPQGLQV from the exons ATGGCTTCTGCTAATGCTATTTCCACTGCTTCTATTATCCCTTCTCCTTCTAAACAG GGGGGTTTGAAGAATAGGAAGGTCAGCCAATTGCAGGGACAGAGATTTGGCAACAAGGGTGCAAAGAACCGATTTGTAGTCAAGGCCTGTGCTAAAGAAATTGCCTTTGACCAGAAATCTAGGAGTGCCCTGCAGGCTGGAATCGACAAGCTTGCTGATGCTGTCGGCCTGACTCTTGGTCCAAGGG GAAGGAATGTAGTGTTGGATGAATATGGCACCCCTAAGGTGGTTAACGATGGAGTTACAATTGCTCGTGCCATCGAGCTACCTGATGCTATGGAGAATGCTGGGGCTGCCCTTATCAGGGAG GTTGCAAGCAAAACCAATGATTCAGCTGGTGATGGAACAACAACTGCATCTGTTCTTGCTCGGGAAATCATTAAACTCGGTCTGTTGAGTGTTACATCTGGTGCAAATCCAGTGTCTTTAAAGAGGGGCATTGACAAAACTGTACTGGGTTTGATTGAAGAGCTAGAAAAGAAGGCTAGACCTGTTAAAGGCCGTGACGACATCAAAG CTATTGCTTCAATCTCTGCTGGAAATGATGAAAGCATCGGTACCATGATTGCGGATGCAATTGACAAAGTTGGTCCAGATGGTGTGTTGTCCATTGAGTCATCCTCCTCCTTAGAGACAACTGTTCATGTTGAAGAAGGAATGGAG ATCGATAGAGGATATATTTCCCCACAATTTGTCACCAACCCTGAGAAATTAATTTCTGAATTTGAGAATGCTAGAGTCTTGGTTACTGATCAGAAGATCTCAGCTATCAAGGACATTATCCCTCTATTAGAAAAGACAACTCAATTACGTGCCCCTCTCCTCATTATTGCCGAGGATATCACCGGGGAAGCTCTGGCCACTCTTGTTGTGAACAAGTTGCGAGGTATACTGAATGTTGCTGCCATCAAAGCTCCTGGATTTGGTGAAAGGAGAAAGGCTCTTCTGCAAGATATTGCCATTGTGACAG GAGCTGAGTACCAGGCAACTGATTTGGGCCTGCTCGTTGAGAATACCCCAGTTGAAGCACTTGGAATTGCCAGAAAGGTGACAATTACCAAGGACTCAACAACCATCATCGCTGATGCAGCATCAAAGGACGAGATACAATCTAGGATTGCTCAGCTTAAAAAGGAACTGTCTGAGACAGATTCAGTGTACGACTCCGAGAAACTTGCTGAGAGAATTGCCAAGCTTTCTGGGGGTGTCGCCGTCATTAAGGTTGGAGCTGCAACAGAGGCCGAGCTTGAAGACCGCAAGCTTCGTATTGAAGATGCAAAGAATGCAACTTTTGCTGCAATTGAAGAGGGAATAGTACCTGGTGGTGGTGCTGCTTTTGTTCATTTATCAACTTATGTCCCTGCCATTAAGGAGAAGATTGAAGATGCTGATGAAAGATTGGGCGCCGACATCATTCAAAAG GCATTGGTAGCCCCAGCATCTTTGATAGCCCAAAATGCTGGAGTTGAAGGAGAAGTAGTCGTGGAGAAGGTGAAGGAAGCCGAATGGGAGATGGGTTATAACGCGATGACAGACCAATACGAGAATCTCGTGGAAGCTGGAGTCATCGATCCAGCCAAGGTGACAAGATGTGCCTTGCAGAATTCAGCATCAGTTTCAGGAATGGTGCTGACCACACAAGCCATAGTGGTCGAGAAGCCAAAGCCTAAGGTTGCTGCACCTGCTGCTCCACAAGGACTTCAAGTGTGA
- the AOS2 gene encoding allene oxide synthase 2, chloroplastic (The RefSeq protein has 3 substitutions compared to this genomic sequence) yields the protein MALTLSFSLPLPSLHQKIPSKYSTFRPIIVSLSDKSTIEITQPIKLSTRTIPGDYGLPGIGPWKDRLDYFYNQGKNDFFESRIAKYKSTIFRTNMPPGPFITSNPKVIVLLDGKSFPVLFDASKVEKKDLFTGTFVPSTELTGGYRILSYLDPSEPNHEKLKKLMFFLLSSRRDHVIPEFHETYTELFETLDKEMEEKGTVGFNSGSDQAAFNFLARSLFGVNPVETKLGTDGPALIGKWILLQLHPVITLGLPKFLDDVLLHTFRLPPILVKKDYQRLYDFFYTNSANLFIEAEKLGISKDEACHNLLFATCFNSFGGMKIFFPNMLKSIAKAGVEIHTRLANEIRSEVKSAGGKITMSAMEKMPLMKSVVYEALRVDPPVASQYGRAKQDLKIESHDAVFEVKKGEILFGYQPFATKDPKIFDRPGEFVADRFVGEEGEKLLKHVLWSNGPETESPTVGNKQCAGKDFVVMVSRLFVTEFFLRYGTLNVDVGTSALGSSITITSLKKA from the coding sequence atggCATTAACTTTATCTttttctcttcctcttccttCTCTTCACCAAAAAATTCCATCAAAATACTCTACATTTCGTCCTATTATTGTTTCTTTATCCGATAAATCAACAATCGAAATAACCCAACCTATAAAATTATCTACCAGGACTATACCCGGCGACTATGGGTTGCCGGGTATTGGTCCATGGAAAGATAggcttgattatttttataatcaaggaaaaaatgattttttcgaATCAAGAATTGCAAAATACAAATCAACTATATTTAGAACGAATATGCCACCGGGACCATTCATCACTTCCAACCCGAAGGTAATTGTTTTGCTCGACGGCAAGAGTTTTCCGGTACTTTTCGATGCATCGAAAGTTGAAAAGAAGGATCTCTTCACCGGAACTTTCGTGCCGTCGACTGAACTCACCGGTGGTTATCGTATTCTTTCGTATCTCGACCCATCTGAACCAAAccatgaaaaattgaaaaagttgatgttcttccttctttcttcaCGTCGTGATCATGTTATACCTGAGTTCCATGAAACTTATACAGAGCTTTTCGAAACCCTAGATAAGGAAATGGAGGAAAAAGGTACAGTTGGTTTTAACTCCGGCAGTGATCAAGCTGCGTTCAATTTCTTAGCTCGGTCGTTATTTGGAGTTAACCCAGTGGAAACTAAGCTCGGAACTGATGGTCCGGCATTGATCGGAAAATGGATTTTGCTTCAGCTTCATCCTGTGATAACTCTCGGTCTTCCGAAGTTTCTAGACGACGTACTCCTCCATACTTTCCGATTACCTCCGATTCTGGTGAAGAAAGATTATCAGAGACTTTACGATTTCTTTTACACCAACTCCGCCAATTTGTTCATCGAAGCTGAAAAACTTGGCATTTCTAAAGATGAAGCTTGTCATAATCTTCTCTTCGCTACTTGCTTCAATTCCTTCGGTGggatgaagattttcttcccgAATATGCTGAAATCGATAGCGAAAGCAGGGGTGGAGATCCATACCCGTTTAGCAAACGAGATCCGATCGGAAGTAAAATCCGCCGGCGGGAAGATCATGATGTCGGCGATGGAGAAAATGCCGTTGATGAAATCAGTAGTATATGAAGCTTTACGAGTTGATCCTCCGGTAGCTTCACAATACGGAAGAGCCAAACAGGACCTTAAGATCGAATCACACGACGCCGTTTTCGAGGTGAAAAAGGGTGAAATCCTATTCGGGTACCAACCATTTGCAACGAAGGATCCGAAAATTTTTGACCGGCCGGGAGAGTTCGTCGCCGATCGGTTCGTcggagaagaaggagaaaaattattgaaacaTGTATTATGGTCTAACGGACCGGAAACGGAAAGTCCTACAGTGGGGAATAAACAGTGCGCCGGAAAAGATTTCGTTGTGATGGTTTCGAGATTATTCGTAACGGAGTTTTTTCTCCGTTACGATACACTCAACGTCGACGTTGGCACGTCGGCGTTAGGGTCTTCAATTACTATTACTTCTTTGAATAAAGCTTAA